Proteins from a genomic interval of Aureimonas sp. AU20:
- a CDS encoding zinc-binding metallopeptidase family protein: MKLFSCPSCDQVVFFNNVVCERCGHALGYEPRANRVLALEAADDGWVSVGRGSDGSHWRYCDNYQYGVCNWLVPAEGVERLCLADRHNLMVPDLSDPENQALWAKMEAAKHRLFYTLLRLDLPLYTRDEHPEGLGFKFLADDPNSDQKVMTGHDEGIITVALAEADDAEREKRRTSMGEPYRTLLGHFRHEVGHWYWDILVRDGNLLDQCRAVFGDDREDYGQALQNHYNNGPKPNWQDEFVSSYAGSHAWEDFAETWAHYLHIIDTLEVGGSYGIAIQPRLDRDGILTTDLGLKVYDPNTTMEEIADAWLALSQALNSMNRAMGLQDLYPFVLSPTVIAKLGFIHDLVHGRVGQRAGADEAHGMSEEAEDLGRQSNAANEPMVAAG; this comes from the coding sequence ATGAAACTCTTCTCCTGCCCGTCCTGCGATCAGGTCGTCTTCTTCAACAACGTGGTGTGCGAGCGCTGCGGTCATGCCTTGGGCTACGAGCCGCGCGCCAACCGCGTGCTGGCGCTGGAAGCGGCCGACGACGGCTGGGTTTCGGTCGGCCGGGGCAGCGACGGATCGCACTGGCGCTATTGCGACAACTACCAGTACGGGGTGTGCAACTGGCTGGTGCCCGCCGAGGGCGTGGAGCGCCTGTGCCTGGCGGACCGCCACAATCTGATGGTACCCGACCTGTCCGACCCCGAGAACCAGGCGCTCTGGGCCAAGATGGAAGCGGCCAAGCACCGGCTCTTCTACACGCTGCTGCGCCTGGACCTGCCGCTCTATACGCGCGACGAGCATCCCGAAGGCCTCGGCTTCAAGTTCCTGGCCGACGATCCGAACTCGGACCAGAAAGTGATGACCGGCCATGACGAGGGCATCATCACCGTGGCGCTGGCGGAAGCGGACGATGCCGAGCGCGAGAAGCGCCGGACCTCGATGGGCGAGCCTTATCGCACGCTGCTCGGCCATTTCCGCCACGAGGTCGGCCATTGGTACTGGGACATCCTGGTGCGCGACGGCAACCTGCTCGACCAGTGCCGCGCCGTGTTCGGCGACGACCGCGAGGACTACGGCCAGGCGCTGCAGAACCACTACAACAACGGCCCCAAGCCGAACTGGCAGGACGAGTTCGTCTCTTCCTATGCTGGCTCCCACGCCTGGGAGGACTTCGCCGAGACCTGGGCGCACTATCTCCACATCATCGACACGCTTGAGGTCGGCGGTTCCTACGGCATTGCCATCCAGCCGCGGCTCGACCGCGACGGCATCCTGACCACCGATCTGGGCCTCAAGGTCTACGACCCCAACACGACGATGGAGGAGATCGCCGACGCGTGGCTGGCGCTCAGCCAGGCGCTGAACTCCATGAACCGCGCCATGGGCCTGCAGGACCTTTATCCCTTCGTTCTGTCGCCGACCGTCATCGCCAAGCTTGGCTTCATCCACGATCTCGTTCACGGCCGGGTCGGCCAGCGCGCGGGCGCCGACGAGGCGCACGGCATGTCGGAAGAGGCCGAGGACCTCGGCCGCCAGTCCAACGCAGCGAACGAGCCGATGGTGGCGGCCGGCTGA
- the treZ gene encoding malto-oligosyltrehalose trehalohydrolase, protein MNGARTFSFDLGWGAQYEDGRTRFRIWAPSAGSVDVASAESDEYQCERFEPMTKGEGGWWELVTDQVQPGDGYGFRFDGGKVRPDPAARAQGGDVHWLSRVVDPNAHKWRSAEWAGRPWHECVFYELHVGTFTPEGTFDAVIGKLDHLRDTGITAIELMPIAQFGGQRGWGYDGVLLYAPHQVYGGPEGLKRLVDAAHERGLMVFLDVVYNHFGPDGNYLPEYVPEFFHSEIATPWGAAIAYDEAPVREFMIENALYWMNEFRIDGLRLDAIDSIKDTTETPLVKELAARVRETITDRHVHITTEDDRNIRWHIERGEGGKIPLVSGEWNDDFHHTAHVIGTNDQEGYYRDYDPNSAEQMATALATGFVFQGQESEHRKRRVGTDSAELPPTAFVNFIQNHDQIGNRAFGDRLRSLSSGRVYDCLQSILLLSPQIPLMFQGDEFGDTNSFCFFTDFDGELANSVSKGRKREFKSFAAFEDPEAADIFPDPNDERTFEISRLDWGRLTQPTHKRRLQVTRKLLTIRQETLMPLLGAAPGGTGMALVEGLGFVVAWELQPGRFWHLVANLSDEVWDLEDALVEDQIGRASCVYTNHKNAFEEVTGGAVPACCVLAILSDTLLIAEPDDE, encoded by the coding sequence ATGAACGGTGCCAGGACTTTTTCTTTCGACCTAGGGTGGGGCGCGCAATACGAGGACGGGCGCACGCGCTTCCGCATCTGGGCGCCGAGCGCGGGAAGCGTCGATGTCGCCAGCGCGGAATCCGACGAGTACCAGTGCGAGCGCTTCGAGCCGATGACGAAGGGCGAGGGCGGCTGGTGGGAACTGGTGACCGATCAGGTCCAGCCGGGCGACGGCTACGGCTTCCGCTTCGACGGCGGCAAGGTGAGGCCCGATCCGGCGGCGCGCGCGCAAGGGGGCGACGTCCACTGGCTGTCGCGCGTCGTCGATCCCAACGCGCACAAGTGGCGCAGCGCCGAATGGGCCGGCCGGCCCTGGCACGAATGCGTCTTCTACGAGCTGCATGTCGGCACCTTCACGCCGGAGGGCACGTTCGATGCGGTCATCGGCAAGCTCGACCATCTAAGGGACACCGGCATCACCGCGATCGAACTCATGCCCATCGCGCAGTTCGGCGGGCAGCGCGGCTGGGGCTATGACGGCGTGCTGCTCTACGCCCCGCATCAGGTCTATGGCGGGCCGGAAGGGCTGAAGCGTCTGGTGGACGCCGCGCACGAGCGCGGGCTGATGGTCTTTCTCGACGTCGTCTACAACCACTTCGGCCCGGACGGGAACTACCTGCCCGAATACGTGCCGGAGTTCTTCCATTCGGAAATCGCGACGCCCTGGGGCGCGGCCATCGCCTATGACGAGGCGCCGGTGCGCGAGTTCATGATCGAGAACGCGCTCTACTGGATGAACGAGTTCCGCATCGACGGGCTGCGGCTGGACGCGATCGACTCCATCAAGGACACGACCGAAACGCCGCTGGTGAAGGAACTCGCCGCCCGCGTGCGAGAGACCATCACCGATCGGCACGTCCACATCACCACCGAGGACGACCGCAACATCCGCTGGCACATCGAGCGCGGCGAGGGGGGCAAGATTCCGCTCGTCTCTGGCGAGTGGAACGACGACTTCCACCACACCGCCCATGTGATCGGCACCAACGACCAGGAAGGCTATTACCGGGACTACGACCCGAACTCGGCCGAGCAGATGGCGACCGCGCTCGCCACGGGCTTCGTGTTCCAGGGGCAGGAGTCCGAGCATCGCAAGCGGCGCGTCGGCACCGATTCGGCCGAACTGCCGCCCACCGCCTTCGTCAACTTCATCCAGAACCACGACCAGATCGGCAACCGAGCCTTCGGCGACCGGCTGCGCTCGCTTTCCTCGGGCCGCGTCTACGACTGCCTCCAGTCGATCCTGCTCCTGTCGCCGCAGATCCCCCTGATGTTCCAGGGCGACGAATTCGGCGACACCAACTCCTTCTGCTTCTTCACCGATTTCGACGGCGAACTGGCCAATTCGGTGTCGAAGGGGCGCAAGCGCGAGTTCAAGAGCTTTGCCGCCTTCGAGGACCCCGAGGCCGCCGACATCTTCCCCGACCCGAACGACGAGCGCACCTTCGAGATTTCCCGCCTCGACTGGGGCCGGCTGACCCAGCCGACGCACAAGCGGCGCCTGCAGGTGACGCGCAAGCTTCTGACCATCCGGCAGGAAACGCTGATGCCGCTTCTGGGCGCCGCGCCCGGCGGCACGGGCATGGCGCTGGTGGAAGGGCTCGGCTTCGTGGTCGCCTGGGAGCTTCAGCCCGGCCGCTTCTGGCATCTCGTCGCCAATCTGTCGGACGAGGTCTGGGACCTGGAGGACGCGCTGGTGGAAGACCAGATCGGGCGGGCCAGCTGCGTCTACACCAACCACAAGAACGCCTTCGAGGAAGTGACCGGCGGCGCGGTGCCGGCCTGCTGCGTCCTCGCTATCCTGTCGGACACGTTGCTGATCGCGGAGCCGGACGATGAATAA
- the malQ gene encoding 4-alpha-glucanotransferase codes for MNKPLETLAESHGIQIRYVSEMGEPKEIGEAAQDGLLRALQVDPVGGEAGHFAQAEHKASLACALPGSVASRRAWGVTCQLYSLRSARNLGIGDFEDLAALAETVAPTGASFVGVNPLHALFLADAGHYSPYSPSTRRFINPFYLAVDTIDGGAEAIAALREAEPDLFEGLDGELVDYRAVARVKVPLLRTLYERAKDGLGRDESFRAFLERGGDALRGFALFEAISESVRADGGSAGWHHWPEDLRDRNGEGARVFEAGHEDQIRFHVWLQYQCDRQLAEAQRRAKAAGMGIGLYLDFAVGVSPDGAETWADPALTVREARVGSPPDMFNSDGQDWGLAPLSPKALAERQYAPLSAAYASLMEHAGAIRIDHAMGLARLWWIPEGERSGGGGYVRYPLGAMVDALARVSQDTNCLVIGEDLGTVPEGFREAMTDSHILSYKVLYFERWKDGLFKATGEYPETSLACISTHDLATLSGWWHGSDVRLRAETGRQNAAATQRDMAERDRDRRTLMAALRHENLLPPEEIALADGGATLPARLPFELALAIHRFGARTRSMLFAVQMEDMIGSEKQPNLPGTTDEYPNWRIRSDIRLEELAGDERFQAMARAMRDERPETP; via the coding sequence ATGAATAAGCCGCTCGAAACCCTGGCGGAAAGCCACGGCATCCAGATCCGCTACGTCTCCGAGATGGGCGAGCCGAAGGAGATCGGCGAAGCGGCGCAGGACGGGCTCCTGCGCGCGCTGCAGGTCGACCCCGTTGGGGGCGAGGCCGGGCACTTCGCACAGGCCGAGCACAAGGCGAGCCTTGCCTGCGCGCTGCCGGGCAGCGTCGCCTCGCGCCGCGCCTGGGGCGTCACCTGCCAGCTCTACAGCCTGCGTTCGGCGCGCAATCTCGGCATCGGCGATTTCGAGGACCTGGCCGCGCTGGCCGAGACCGTCGCGCCGACCGGCGCGTCCTTTGTCGGCGTCAATCCGCTGCATGCGCTGTTTCTGGCCGATGCCGGGCATTACAGCCCCTATTCGCCCTCGACGCGCCGCTTCATCAACCCGTTCTATCTCGCGGTCGATACGATCGACGGTGGGGCGGAGGCCATCGCGGCGCTGCGCGAGGCCGAGCCAGACCTGTTCGAGGGGCTGGACGGCGAGCTGGTGGACTACCGCGCCGTGGCGCGCGTGAAGGTGCCGCTGCTGCGCACTCTCTATGAACGGGCCAAGGACGGGCTGGGGCGCGACGAAAGCTTCCGCGCTTTCCTGGAGCGGGGCGGCGACGCGCTGCGCGGCTTCGCCCTGTTCGAGGCGATCTCCGAAAGCGTGCGCGCGGACGGCGGCAGTGCCGGCTGGCACCATTGGCCCGAGGATCTGCGCGACCGCAACGGCGAGGGCGCGCGCGTCTTCGAGGCCGGGCACGAGGATCAGATCCGCTTCCACGTCTGGCTCCAGTACCAGTGCGACCGGCAGCTGGCCGAGGCGCAGCGCCGCGCCAAGGCGGCGGGCATGGGCATCGGCCTTTATCTCGACTTCGCCGTCGGCGTCTCGCCCGACGGGGCCGAGACCTGGGCCGACCCGGCGCTGACGGTGCGCGAGGCGCGCGTCGGCTCGCCGCCCGACATGTTCAACTCGGACGGGCAGGACTGGGGCCTCGCGCCGCTCTCGCCCAAGGCCCTGGCCGAGCGGCAATACGCGCCCCTTTCGGCCGCCTATGCCAGCCTGATGGAACATGCCGGCGCGATCCGCATCGACCACGCCATGGGCCTTGCGCGCCTCTGGTGGATTCCCGAGGGCGAGCGCTCGGGCGGGGGCGGCTATGTCCGCTATCCCCTCGGCGCCATGGTGGATGCCCTGGCCCGCGTGTCGCAGGACACGAACTGTCTGGTGATCGGCGAGGATCTCGGCACCGTACCGGAGGGCTTCCGAGAGGCCATGACCGACAGCCACATCCTTTCCTATAAGGTGCTCTATTTCGAGCGCTGGAAGGACGGGCTGTTCAAGGCGACGGGCGAGTATCCCGAGACCTCGCTCGCCTGCATCTCGACCCATGATCTCGCCACCCTTTCGGGCTGGTGGCACGGGTCGGACGTGCGCCTGCGCGCCGAGACGGGGCGGCAGAACGCGGCCGCTACGCAGCGCGATATGGCCGAGCGCGACCGCGACCGGCGCACGCTGATGGCGGCGCTGCGCCACGAGAACCTCCTGCCGCCCGAGGAGATCGCGCTGGCGGACGGCGGCGCCACCTTGCCGGCGCGGCTGCCTTTCGAGCTGGCGCTCGCGATCCACCGCTTCGGCGCGCGCACCCGCTCCATGCTCTTCGCCGTGCAGATGGAGGACATGATCGGTTCGGAAAAGCAGCCGAACCTGCCGGGCACGACCGATGAATATCCCAACTGGCGCATCCGCTCCGACATCCGCCTGGAAGAGCTGGCGGGCGACGAGCGTTTCCAAGCCATGGCCCGCGCGATGCGCGACGAGAGACCGGAGACCCCATGA
- the treY gene encoding malto-oligosyltrehalose synthase has product MSRPLIATYRLQFREGTGFSEAQDLVPYLKVLGTSHLYASPVFSASPGSTHGYDVVDYNRFEADLGGDAGFGRMSDALMAADLGLILDFVPNHMGVSQENPWWEDVLRWGRESRYAQTFDISWDEEKILIPTLGAPYGEALRTGALKVVYDEARGEVRFSANGYGLPVDPRTLSHVFGFVEHEHRDSLVRRFAASLPTDGEELTERFAEHVADPAFLAALKKGIEALNADSQALHAFHEVQAWRLAWWRLAREKLSYRRFFEIADLIGVRQEMRRVFRDSHRTIFQLARERRLDGIRIDHVDGVADPKGYLSELAAGFEALRRDVSIHVEKILTGPERLRKSWNIAGTTGYEFITAVAGLYVDASKEEAMSKAYTAFVGTDEDLRSMIADQKRAIFTHNLAGELQVLTETAMQVAANDLETRDFGRDDMSRSIVEVATALPVYRTYCGVAGVPDKDVEVIDDAVELAKSTRKVEADEPIAFVGRLLKLAFEDGRDVTGALNFTRRFQQTTGAVMAKAVEDTVFYRYNRLIALNEVGGEPDHYGTSTPRFHDEMAIRLEDQPDGLMASSTHDTKRGEDARARLYTLSEAPERWAALVEEMAGALEPWRKVLGEASSGETHVSPDPATEWGFYQSLLGVLPADFDPADAEARKALEERLLAFAEKAVREAKRYTSWTAPDEAYEEALKGFVSAILREGETGGLLADFWLKSQPFVVAGALNSLSQTLIKLTAPGVPDIYQGTEFYDLSLVDPDNRRKIDFAARQTAMEDGHSVAESLAHWRDGRVKAKLTAAALKARIKAPELFTKGRYIPLEVTGEKAAHVVAFARTDADGRAAVTIVPRLALQLLGDKAERPMLDAKSWGDTAVRLPSHLASARFDDILTQKTVGTGASLKLSEVLAELPLALLLAD; this is encoded by the coding sequence ATGAGCCGTCCCCTGATCGCGACCTATCGACTGCAGTTCCGCGAGGGGACGGGCTTCTCTGAGGCTCAGGACCTCGTGCCCTATCTCAAGGTGCTGGGGACGAGCCACCTCTACGCCTCGCCCGTCTTCTCCGCCTCGCCCGGCTCGACCCACGGCTACGACGTGGTGGACTACAACCGCTTCGAGGCGGATCTGGGCGGCGACGCCGGTTTCGGCCGGATGAGCGACGCGCTGATGGCCGCCGATCTCGGCCTGATCCTCGACTTCGTGCCCAACCACATGGGCGTCTCCCAGGAGAACCCCTGGTGGGAGGACGTGCTGCGCTGGGGCCGCGAAAGCCGCTACGCGCAGACCTTCGACATTTCCTGGGACGAGGAGAAGATCCTCATTCCGACGCTGGGCGCGCCCTATGGCGAGGCGCTGCGCACCGGCGCGCTGAAGGTGGTCTATGACGAGGCGCGCGGCGAGGTGCGCTTTTCCGCCAATGGCTACGGCCTGCCGGTGGACCCGCGCACGCTCAGCCACGTCTTCGGCTTCGTCGAGCACGAGCACCGCGACAGTCTGGTGCGCCGCTTCGCCGCTTCGCTGCCGACCGACGGCGAGGAGCTGACCGAGCGCTTCGCCGAGCATGTCGCCGACCCCGCCTTTCTCGCCGCGCTCAAGAAGGGCATCGAGGCGCTGAACGCCGACAGCCAGGCTCTGCACGCCTTCCACGAGGTGCAAGCCTGGCGTCTCGCCTGGTGGCGTCTCGCGCGCGAAAAACTCTCCTATCGCCGGTTCTTCGAGATCGCGGACCTGATCGGCGTGCGCCAGGAAATGCGCCGCGTCTTCCGCGACTCGCATCGCACCATCTTCCAGCTGGCGCGCGAGCGCCGGCTGGACGGCATCCGCATCGACCATGTCGACGGCGTCGCCGACCCGAAGGGCTATCTCAGCGAACTCGCCGCCGGCTTCGAGGCGCTGCGCCGCGACGTCTCGATCCATGTCGAGAAGATCCTGACCGGGCCGGAGCGACTGCGCAAAAGCTGGAACATCGCCGGCACCACGGGCTACGAGTTCATCACCGCCGTCGCCGGGCTCTATGTCGACGCCTCCAAGGAGGAGGCGATGAGCAAGGCTTATACGGCCTTCGTCGGCACCGACGAGGACCTGCGCAGTATGATCGCCGACCAGAAGCGGGCGATCTTCACCCACAATCTGGCGGGTGAGCTGCAGGTTCTGACCGAGACCGCCATGCAGGTGGCGGCCAATGATCTCGAAACGCGCGATTTCGGGCGCGACGACATGAGCCGCTCCATCGTCGAGGTGGCGACCGCCTTGCCGGTCTACCGCACCTATTGCGGCGTCGCCGGCGTGCCGGACAAGGATGTCGAGGTCATCGACGACGCGGTGGAACTGGCCAAGAGCACCCGCAAGGTCGAGGCCGACGAGCCGATCGCCTTTGTCGGCCGGCTCCTGAAGCTCGCCTTCGAGGACGGGCGCGACGTGACCGGAGCGCTGAACTTCACGCGGCGCTTCCAGCAGACCACCGGCGCGGTGATGGCCAAGGCCGTGGAGGACACGGTCTTCTATCGCTACAACCGCTTGATCGCTCTGAACGAGGTGGGCGGCGAGCCCGACCATTACGGCACCTCGACCCCGCGTTTCCACGACGAGATGGCGATCCGCCTGGAGGACCAGCCGGACGGTCTCATGGCCTCCTCCACCCATGACACCAAGCGCGGCGAGGATGCGCGCGCCCGGCTGTACACGCTGAGCGAGGCGCCCGAACGCTGGGCCGCTTTGGTGGAAGAGATGGCGGGCGCCCTGGAGCCCTGGCGCAAAGTGCTGGGCGAGGCGTCGTCCGGCGAGACGCATGTGTCCCCCGACCCGGCCACCGAATGGGGCTTCTACCAGTCGCTGCTCGGCGTGCTGCCGGCCGATTTCGATCCGGCCGACGCCGAGGCGCGCAAAGCTCTGGAAGAGCGGCTTCTGGCCTTCGCCGAGAAAGCCGTGCGCGAGGCCAAGCGCTACACGAGCTGGACCGCGCCGGACGAGGCTTACGAGGAAGCGCTGAAGGGATTCGTGTCCGCCATCCTGCGCGAGGGCGAGACCGGCGGCCTCCTCGCGGACTTCTGGCTGAAGTCGCAGCCCTTCGTCGTGGCCGGCGCGCTCAACTCCCTGTCGCAGACGCTGATCAAGCTCACGGCGCCGGGCGTTCCCGATATCTACCAGGGCACCGAGTTCTACGACCTCAGCCTTGTCGACCCCGACAACCGGCGCAAGATCGACTTCGCCGCCCGGCAGACGGCGATGGAGGACGGGCACTCCGTTGCCGAAAGCCTCGCGCATTGGCGCGACGGGCGCGTCAAGGCCAAGCTCACCGCCGCGGCGCTGAAGGCGCGCATCAAGGCGCCCGAGCTCTTCACCAAGGGGCGCTACATCCCGCTCGAGGTAACGGGCGAGAAGGCGGCTCACGTCGTCGCCTTCGCACGCACCGATGCCGATGGGCGGGCGGCCGTGACGATCGTCCCGCGCCTCGCGCTGCAACTCCTGGGCGACAAGGCGGAGCGGCCGATGTTGGACGCGAAAAGCTGGGGAGATACGGCCGTTCGTTTGCCGTCTCACCTTGCGAGCGCCCGGTTTGATGACATCTTGACGCAGAAGACGGTCGGTACGGGCGCGAGCCTGAAGCTGAGCGAGGTTCTGGCCGAGCTCCCCCTCGCGCTGCTTCTCGCCGACTGA